Below is a window of Haloterrigena alkaliphila DNA.
GGACTGCCCGGGTTCGGACCGGCCGTCGCTGTCGTCGGATTGCTCGCAGCGACGATGCTCGCCGTGCGCAACCAGGACTGATCTCATCGGTTGCGATCGACGCTCGTTTCTGCAGTGTCCGTTCCGAACGGCTCGAGCTGGCGCATCGAAACTACCGGATCGAACTCCGAACCGCGGACGACTCGCTCAACTCCCCGATCGTGGCTCGACATCGACCGTGATCGAACCGCTGGTGGCGCCACTCGAGTCGTGCGAGGTCGACATCGGGCTGGACCCCCGCTACTGGGTGTTCGAGTTCACCTGCTGGAACGACCGTGACAAGACGTTCTGGCGACGCCGCTGAAGACGCGATCCTGCGACTCGCCGATCGTCGTCGGCACGCTCGGAGGGTGGCTTCGTCGATCACGTTCGTTGGGTCTCACGCCGTCGCCAGCCGCTCCGCTCGAGGGTTGGTTCTGGGGAGGGCTCCGAACCACGGAAATCCCTGCGGGCTTTCCCGCCTCACGCTCGCTGGCGCTCGCGTGAGACCTACGGGTTCTCCGCCTCCCCAGGCATTTTCGGCGTTGCCACTCGTCTCCGACTCGTGGCGTCTTTGAAAAGTGCCCGGGGAGGGCTCCGAACCCTCGATCTCCGCATGTCCCAGGTTCGAGGCTCGGCAGTCCTCTACGGGACACGGAGGCTTCCAAGGCGTACCGCACCGAATCTCTGAACCCTATGAGTGCGGCGCTATGTCCAGCTAAGCCACCCGGGCTCGTCTTTCGGTAGTGCGCTGCGTTTCTTTAACCTTCTCATTCCCGGGCGCCCTGTAATGCCGACCCACGGATTTATCACACGGCTGTTCCAACTACCCGCGCATGAGCGTTCCCGGCATCGTCCAATCTACTCTCAACGGCGACGAAATCGCGGCCCGAGTCTCTCTGGGCGGCGAAGACGAACTCTTCATCACGTCCTCGAGCAGCATCGTCTATCGATCCGACGGCATCTTGAGCGACGAATCGGTCGACGAGTACCCCCACCAGGCGGACCGGTTGACCCTCTCCGAGGGCCGCCGGAAGACGAAGTTCACCCTCGAGTACCCGCTCGAGGGGGCCAAGTCGTTCTCCGTGCCGTCCGCCAAGACCGATTCCGTTCTGCACCCGGTACTGGCCGGCGTGTTGAACGGTAACGGGATCACCGACGCCGGCGAAACGGTCGTCAAGACCTACCGCTTCAGCGAACTGACGCTGATCATCACGAGCGACCGCCTGGTCAAACACATCGGCGCGGCTGTCTGGGACGGCGACTACGAGGAGTACCACTTCGAAGACGTCACGAACCTCGCGTTCGAGGACGGCAGCGTCGCCACCCAGATCGTGCTCACCGCTGCGGGCCGACCCCAGCGGATCAAGGCGCCCAACGAACAGGCCAACGACCTCCGCGAACGCCTCAAGCGCGCCCTCTTCGAGTACCACGACGTTACCTCGCTCGAGGAACTCAACGAAACGGTCGGCGAGGACGAAGCGGACGAGGACGAGCGAAGCGGGAGTTCGATGGACTTCGGCGACGGCGTCGA
It encodes the following:
- a CDS encoding DUF7115 domain-containing protein; this encodes MSVPGIVQSTLNGDEIAARVSLGGEDELFITSSSSIVYRSDGILSDESVDEYPHQADRLTLSEGRRKTKFTLEYPLEGAKSFSVPSAKTDSVLHPVLAGVLNGNGITDAGETVVKTYRFSELTLIITSDRLVKHIGAAVWDGDYEEYHFEDVTNLAFEDGSVATQIVLTAAGRPQRIKAPNEQANDLRERLKRALFEYHDVTSLEELNETVGEDEADEDERSGSSMDFGDGVDPLDANPPEPDDAPDEPADGAAGRGSAQSTDPLTTGQSSAGADASASQAGTGADRQRGQASQQETRTAPQSNVQSSDPDRDGAAVAEADTTFEMTHEQTAASVADSEPTETAGATDVESDTDSGRDKRGTVDPADGLTADSDASDPEIDPEALLERIDSLEAAVERQSDLIERQQETIEQLIAELRAGR